The genomic segment TCGCTTCCAGGCAACAAAAATGATGTCGGTGGTTGATTCCTGTCCACATCCTCACTGTCCTCATaatcattaccattatcacTGTCATTATCCACAccatcatcctcttctCGTCGCCCTGGCACTTGAACAAAAACCTGATCAAGTAATTCTCTCACATCTTTATTCACCAAAGATCCAGTAGACGTCCCAATGTAATCCTCATTGATCAATGCTTCTGTAGATACACTGCCGGCACTCTCTTGGGCAAAATCGGCCCCCCTCAATATAGAATCTGTAGATTCATCAAAGCTCATCACAAATCGAGGGGGCAAAAAAGGAGCATAAAGAGAATCGAATCGACGATAATTCTCAAAGATTCGAAATCAGTTAACCGTATTATCTTTATCTCAAAATAGCTTTAGCTGCTTGCAGTAAGTTATAGTTACCCTTCGCTCGTTACATTACCTCTATAAATTTTTGTATGGTGCTAAAGAACACGAAACCgtagaagaaaaataaaagcaGTTATAGCCTCCCATACTACTAAacatttgaacaaatttcaattgtaGAAGTTGCATTATAATTAAGCTAAGCTAAGCTaagctgaagaattttcGAGGATGGTTCAATTGTCCCTTTGGTGGCTAACGGTATTTTTATGGTCACTGAAATCCGTTTTATGTGAACAATTCCAACCACCTCAAGTGTGGGAAAATGTGGAATTTAAGAGATTGGTGGATGTGGAACATGTTTACACTATTGAATCACTAGAATTGACTATTAAGAATATCGACAATAATGCTAACAGTGAATACTTCCTTGCGTTACCAAAGTCCACGTTTGATCACTTGTCTATCTTTTCAGTTCAATTGAAGGATAAGCAAGTCTTTATCGATTCTGGATTCATTGAACAGACAactcaattggaagatggtAGTGAAGTTGCATATGGTataattcaatttcctaCGCCAATTGAACCAAATGAGGATGTTGTTTTCAATATTAACATGTCTTACAACGTGGGAGGTGTACCATTTCCTGAACATATTGCTCTAACAGATGAACAACATCTACTTTTGAGCACTACAAGATATCCGTTGTCAGCATATGAGACTAAGAGAGGTACGACTGAATTTTTTGGAAGTGAcgatttccaagaattcCATCCAGCTAAGGGGtatgaattggaaaagagaGCACCAGGATTAATTGGTACTTGGGATAATATCCGTGCATTCGACAAGGGTCCTGAACTTCAAGTGCTTTATTCTCATAATGTCCCCATGAAACAAGTAGTCAATCTACAAAGAGACGTATGGGTATCTCACTGGGCTGGTACGATTCAGTTCGAAGAGTACTACGAACTTCTTAACAGTGGTGCTAGATTGAATAAGGGTTTTTCTAGATTGGAACACATGCTCGACCAACAAAACATGAAATTAAGTCACTACTGTGGTGTCTTAGAGATGAATCTACCTGAGGACTCTAGTGAACACTATTTCACCGACAAAGTCGGTATGGTTACCACTTTCCGTATACTAGGCGATAACATCTATTTGAAACCAAGATATCCAATCTTTGGAGGCTGGAAATATAATTTCACCACCGGATGGACCAATCCATTGACCAACTTTTTACGTGTTAGTGAAGGAGGTGATCATTCCTATATTATTTCTGTTCCTCTTTTGAATGGACCAGAGGATACAATTTACGATGATGTAACTCTTTCCCTTTATTTGCCCGAGGGCGCTAAGGTTGAAACTATTGGATCAGCAACACCATCAATTAATACAGATGTTACCGCTCAAAAATCTTATTTAGATTTGAACAATGGTCACGTCAAAGTTACTTTGAActtcaagaatttgattGACCAAGTTGGTACAGGTGAGCTTCTGGTCAAATACACATACGATCACGAAACTGCGTACAAGAAGCCCTTGAACGTTGCAATTTACATCTTCACAGCTCTTATGggatttttctttttgaaaagtgttAACCTAAATGTAAGCAATTAGACTAAATGTAGATAAAGTattattccaatttttaaacaaaaaagataaagaatcCTTCTACAGGAAAACCatcaagaaacaaaaaaaaaacaaaaaaaaggaTGGGAAACATCTGCAGCAACTATGATTTGGAGTAGGTCTGTCctaaatttttccatcatATGCCTCTCCATATACATTTTTCTATGACGTCGTAATTCCTATTATTTTGGGTTTTGATAATACCCATATGATCGAAATCGAATATTGCTTGCATAAAAAGAGCAAGTGATACTTTATCGAAAACTATGTCCTTTTCattgttcaaaaagaaacgaTGTATATTAGAATCGATATCTGATGTCTCATCTAGAAAATCCataatttctttcttgggCAATGTGTCTCTGAAAGTTGTATAGAAATCATAAACGTTAATCAAAGAGTTCGCTTCCCTGTACAATTTGAACATATGGCCCACTACGGGTGCCATAGAGTTATCTAATTTTATCAGTGTTTCGTTGTTTGCTTTGCTTTGACCCAGCGGCAAGGTGTGCTCCCAATGGAGCATGtcgttttccaaatttgaCTTATAACAGGGGAAAAGAGCCTGCGATAGAAGTTCGTTATTATTGTCTAGTGTGAATAACTCCTGGAATATTGTgtcaattggttcaaatttcaatttctgtTCTGAATTCCGATAGGCCGGCCATCTTTCTAAATAGGATTCTAACTTACCCACCAATAAGTTATAATACAGTTCGATCAAATTGTAATTATAAATATGGAGTTCGTTTTCTAGAATACCTGCAACATGCTTGGCATATCCATTTATTGGATTTTCTcttacaagaaattctgCGAAAAATTCTGCCAAAGCAGAATCTTTATTAGTGAGAAGAGACCTTATTTCTTCGGAAGGAGCATTTTGTTTAATGAGACCCTCAACAAAAAACATAAACGTTGGACACCTTATTAGCATATCCAAATAATCCTCATTTAGGAAATCAATATTAACAGGATCAATGAAAACTGAAAAAGGGttatgaaaaaaatatgacATTAACGAATAATCTAGGATCTTGACCAATAGTTGTAAATTATGATTAGAATTATTAGCCATTTTGCTTAATAAGAAATCGACGAATCTTGAAGACAAGTTCAATTTTCCATCAACTGTATCTAaaaaactttgaaaaattcgatTCCCATATTTAAATCCTTTATTACTAGAAACATCCAAAGTGTGATAATTTCTCCTTAAAAATCGTATCGTAGATTGGGTCagattcttttcaatattggACATATTGGTATTAATGTTAAAAACCAGATTTATTTGTAAATGCTCATTTTTTAGTGCATTCTTCAAAACCGCGATAAAATTGTCTAAAGTATGGAAATTGATTGAATCCACATCCTTGAAATTAAATACCATGtttaaatttttaccaaataatgtcttgaaattttccaccaGAGATAAATCGTAGGATACATCTGCTTGACCAGCCCCGTCATCTTCGTCTTGAAAACCTTCCCCCGTTATCTCATCTTTAACTTCTACACTTTCCTCATAGTCACTCACACTTTCATGGTttaattctcttttaacTGGAGCCTTGCTATGCAATTCTGCATCAGCAGATGTAAATAGTTTAAACATCGATCTTCGAAGCATCATTCTCACATTGGGGGACTCCTTTGGTGTCAATTCGACCAGCACTTTAAAGACATTGGAATCAGTAGGCGGTAATTCAATCTTTGTGGTACTGTCTGATCCTAATAAGAAAAGTGTGTTAAAACATGGCTTGCTATCCCTTCTCTTATTTTCATTGAACAGAATGTTGGAAATTTCACCTTTGAGATCAACTTCAATGTTTTCAACAATATTTGTTACCTGATCATGAAAATGTGAGTGTAATTGATGATATAATTCCCATCTTCTTTCGACGTTTTGAGTCAGTTCCTTACCATCCAATAACTCAACAAATGGGATTCTGCGTCCAcctttcttccttttcttcaatgtAGGGTACACCGTATAATGACTCCTCTGGGCGTCAGCAAATTCATTAACGTTCATTATACCAACCTACAAAGTCTAGCGCTAGCACTTCTTGGTTCTTTTTCGTTTGAATGAACACAACTGAAGCCTACCACTGATTTAAAGTTCATCTCGGATTTTCATTCTTGTCAAATGATACTAATCAACAACCAAACGTAAAACCTACAAAAGTTATAAAAAGTCAACAGTTTCCCAGAACCTCGATGCAAATACTGCTTGAAATACATCATCAATTACTCTTGTTGTTTCTAGATATATACACGATCGCTCCTAATAGAAGTTACGACTGCAACAACTGTTGAGAACCAGTTTACCACACATTCTCGGACTCACCATCTTGCCTTGGATACCTCTTGATATCATAATCCTCATCAGCAAGACCTTGCAAACGATAGTATTCCTCTTTTAAATCGACAGGACGCTTATTCGTCCTCACATTAATGATATCTTCTTCACGCAACTCCTGTACCCTTCTATCATGTTGTTCATATCTCACAGCTGTGAAACCAGATAACCAATAGTAACCTAATACCACTAAACTGCAAAAGGGTAATCCAAAATATAGAA from the Zygosaccharomyces rouxii strain CBS732 chromosome B complete sequence genome contains:
- the COX16 gene encoding Cox16p (highly similar to gnl|GLV|KLLA0F13024g Kluyveromyces lactis KLLA0F13024g and similar to YJL003W uniprot|P47081 Saccharomyces cerevisiae YJL003W COX16 Mitochondrial inner membrane protein required for assembly of cytochrome c oxidase), coding for MPLGGRVFRSRRQQSAYEKSLSGRYQKRLNKNPFLYFGLPFCSLVVLGYYWLSGFTAVRYEQHDRRVQELREEDIINVRTNKRPVDLKEEYYRLQGLADEDYDIKRYPRQDGESENVW
- the ORC3 gene encoding origin recognition complex subunit 3 (highly similar to uniprot|P54790 Saccharomyces cerevisiae YLL004W ORC3 Subunit of the origin recognition complex which directs DNA replication by binding to replication origins and is also involved in transcriptional silencing), translating into MNVNEFADAQRSHYTVYPTLKKRKKGGRRIPFVELLDGKELTQNVERRWELYHQLHSHFHDQVTNIVENIEVDLKGEISNILFNENKRRDSKPCFNTLFLLGSDSTTKIELPPTDSNVFKVLVELTPKESPNVRMMLRRSMFKLFTSADAELHSKAPVKRELNHESVSDYEESVEVKDEITGEGFQDEDDGAGQADVSYDLSLVENFKTLFGKNLNMVFNFKDVDSINFHTLDNFIAVLKNALKNEHLQINLVFNINTNMSNIEKNLTQSTIRFLRRNYHTLDVSSNKGFKYGNRIFQSFLDTVDGKLNLSSRFVDFLLSKMANNSNHNLQLLVKILDYSLMSYFFHNPFSVFIDPVNIDFLNEDYLDMLIRCPTFMFFVEGLIKQNAPSEEIRSLLTNKDSALAEFFAEFLVRENPINGYAKHVAGILENELHIYNYNLIELYYNLLVGKLESYLERWPAYRNSEQKLKFEPIDTIFQELFTLDNNNELLSQALFPCYKSNLENDMLHWEHTLPLGQSKANNETLIKLDNSMAPVVGHMFKLYREANSLINVYDFYTTFRDTLPKKEIMDFLDETSDIDSNIHRFFLNNEKDIVFDKVSLALFMQAIFDFDHMGIIKTQNNRNYDVIEKCIWRGI
- the OST1 gene encoding dolichyl-diphosphooligosaccharide--protein glycotransferase subunit OST1 (similar to uniprot|P41543 Saccharomyces cerevisiae YJL002C OST1 Alpha subunit of the oligosaccharyltransferase complex of the ER lumen which catalyzes asparagine-linked glycosylation of newly synthesized proteins) produces the protein MVQLSLWWLTVFLWSLKSVLCEQFQPPQVWENVEFKRLVDVEHVYTIESLELTIKNIDNNANSEYFLALPKSTFDHLSIFSVQLKDKQVFIDSGFIEQTTQLEDGSEVAYGIIQFPTPIEPNEDVVFNINMSYNVGGVPFPEHIALTDEQHLLLSTTRYPLSAYETKRGTTEFFGSDDFQEFHPAKGYELEKRAPGLIGTWDNIRAFDKGPELQVLYSHNVPMKQVVNLQRDVWVSHWAGTIQFEEYYELLNSGARLNKGFSRLEHMLDQQNMKLSHYCGVLEMNLPEDSSEHYFTDKVGMVTTFRILGDNIYLKPRYPIFGGWKYNFTTGWTNPLTNFLRVSEGGDHSYIISVPLLNGPEDTIYDDVTLSLYLPEGAKVETIGSATPSINTDVTAQKSYLDLNNGHVKVTLNFKNLIDQVGTGELLVKYTYDHETAYKKPLNVAIYIFTALMGFFFLKSVNLNVSN